From the genome of Dermacentor andersoni chromosome 3, qqDerAnde1_hic_scaffold, whole genome shotgun sequence:
ggtttgctgggccagttggtgcatagtGAACGTATagggggttccagcaagtacggacgcgagtaCAAGTAAAaggaacggacaggacaacgctggttAAGATTGACAttaaagattaaggagatgtatacaaaagaaagtcgcagtttcgcccgaaaggcgaagcattcattgcgatagcaaattagcagagagCTATACGAAGggaggatagcagttttatcggccgtataaaattGGAAACACttgcttactaactgaatcaacaagcatggtgtcagcgcgcacaagcaaacatgaacacatcacactcgatgagcgcggacactcgctgtcaaagcgctggtgtgagcaagcgcggcagcagcagggagcgaagCGACCCTCGTGCGctatatcgcttcaacgcaagcgcGGCCtcaacacagcgcgcacaaaggtatacgagccgtctgcagatccctttcaagatacggcgcacgtgaccgcgcgcggccgcgcaaaGTACCCACTTGGCAGAgtcccccgcccccctccctcccacgcTGCCTCCCCGCGTTGCTCAATATGTGgcgcgagactgagccgcgatcgccagttcTACTGCGTCCGGttgcgaaatacgcagttgctgccggagcacaacgccgcccccccccccccctcactcccATCCCCCCACGGCATTTCGcacgacagaagacggcgcgtttgctctccgctttcttcttcGCAGGCgccagattgagctgcgatcatcGGCTTCCCGCGCGCGCTTTCActgcacatgcagcatacgacgcCCGGCGACGGTGTCATcgtgcttggactttatacggaacatcccggcggcggtgacggtataaatgcgcctggagtgtccatataattgctattgcaataaaattctAGAATGAgaaacatgtatggcatacctgataAAATTAAGCATGCTGTGTGACAATTTGTCGCCACCCCGGTTCAAAGGAAATGCCAATAAATCAACCATCAAGTCGCCATTGCAGGACGTATGGGCTTCTATAGGAGTTTCGGTGCCATATGTACATGTACCTTGTCTCCGCTTCTACTCCGGCCTCAGCTGCATTGCGGTGGCTTCAAAGGCTAGTGGTTGAtcgcttcgtgtgtgctgtgttctcgcatGCCTAGTTCACATTGAAGCCAAAGGCAGCATGAAGGGGAATTCtctcgccgctgctgccactcttgatcatgccagcgttttgaccgcgagtgtccacggtcgttgagtgagatgtgtttgtgtttgcctgtgcgcgcgtgccaccgtgcttgttaatttagttagctaGAGAATGGTTACTGTAGTCCATACTGTCCATAAAGCTTCTTacattactttgtatagctgtttaATAATTTGCGATTTCAATCAATGTTTTGCCGTACGGGAGAAATTACGGCTTCATTTCCTTAATTATCTTTTTTCACATTACAATGTCGTTCTTTAATGAAAAAAATTACCTAGACTCAAGTAGATGTTGTCAAATTTAATAATGCCATGGTTAACTCTGGTGTGGACTTCACGGCGGCATCGCCGTGcctctctcgttcttttttttctttttttttttgcttcttttttggtTTTCCAAGCCTCTTCTAACGGTGAGACAAACCGCTTTCCTACTTCAGAAGCATATTGCTACATGCTAGCTTAATATCCTTCGTCAGTGTCCTTTTCAAATGTTGTCATGTATTTTGCGGTACACCGACTCCTGCAGAGCCCCGGATTTGGGAAGCAACTTCGGTCAACGTTTCTCTTTCACTCACCGTAGTCTTCCGAGATGCGCTGGCGCTTCGCGCCGGCCGCCGGCGCCATTTCGGCCAGGTACGTCGCGTAGTCGCCGCTGCGTTTCCTGCTGTCGCCGCTGACTTCGTTGGCGGCGAACAGCGGGCCGCTGCTGTGCTGGCCATGGCGTGCCGTGGGCTCGCTCCAGGGTTCTGCGGTGTTTTCCCCAGGCAGGGTGAAGATCAATCGCCGACGGGTCCGCCTCGGCGGCACGTCCTCCGGGCTCGGAGAGTCAAAATCATCGTAAGGCGGACGCATGCCGAGCCTGGTGTCGCAGACAGACTACAGCCTGCTCCGTTGCAGACGATGACAATGCGAGCGAtggtggtaatgatgatgatccCAGACATTGGGATGCACCCACAACGGGTACGGATCGGCCAAGAAGCGGGCCGTAGAACAAAAATTGACCGTCACTTAATTATCCCTACGTGATCTGAATGCGAAACCACTATAAATTCTCTAAGTCACTTAAGATTAAATCTCTACTTAGTAAATCTTGTTCTAATGTTTACCAACTTTAATTCCcctcaatccaccttaatcaatgttaatccaccttcatcatcgtcatcatcatcagcagcagcagcctgttttatgtccaatgcaggacgaagagttctccctgcgatctccaattacccctgccctgcgccagccgattccaactagcgcccgcgaatttcctaatttcatagctCCACCTAATCTCCTGTCGTCTTCGATTGCGTTTCCCTACGCTTGGtacccattccgtaaccctaatggcccaacggttatctaacctgcgcattacatggcctgcccagttccatttttttctcttgatgtcaattagaatatcgtctataccagttttctctctgatccaaaccgctctctttctgtctcttaacattatgcttagcaatattcgttccatcgctctctgcgcggtccttaacttgttctcaagcgtctttgtcagtctccaagtctctgccccatatgtcagcactggtaaaatgcacggattatataccttccttttcaatgataatggcaagcttccagtcaggagctgacaatgtctgccgtatgagatccaacccatttttattctgtgaatttccttctcatgatcagggtctcatgaccaattaatcacaggaaaccctgatctgTTAGGTCcactgttaaggtcctcaatcatttgttctaactcgtctgcattattactgaacagaacaatgtcatcggcaaaccgaaggttgctgagatattcgccgtcgatctttatttctaagccttcccagtttaacagctagaatacttcttccaagcacgcagtgaatagcattggagagattgtgtctccctgcctgacccctttctttataggtatcttcctgcttttcttgtgtagaattagggtagatgtagaacctctgtagatattttgcaaGGTATATACGTAAGcgctctgtactccttgattccgtaatgccgctacgactgttggtatctctactgaatcaaatgccttttcgtaatctatgaaagccatatagagaggcttattatagtctgcggatttctcaataacctgattaatgacatggatgtgatccattgtagagtatcccttcctgaagctgaAGCCCGCCCGTTCCCTTGGTTGACGTGGCGTTTTTGCGAAGGAGTTCCTAGGTGAGGTGGACACACTTTGGCGCTAATAATGCGAGCTTGAGAAGACTAACAAaactgaataattaactttttattagtGCCTTAGGGGCAGTTGCGCAAATGGCTTATttgaaggcagtcacattttaatgcactCTCCCTTTATTTCCGTCTTTTCCTGCTTCCTCCCCCTCGTTTACTTCTTTTTTAAACCTTA
Proteins encoded in this window:
- the LOC129383015 gene encoding uncharacterized protein, which produces MRPPYDDFDSPSPEDVPPRRTRRRLIFTLPGENTAEPWSEPTARHGQHSSGPLFAANEVSGDSRKRSGDYATYLAEMAPAAGAKRQRISEDYGHLQDKCIMCRFLDVLARCYNWACVSLLAWLYFRWFS